In the genome of Cellvibrio sp. KY-YJ-3, one region contains:
- a CDS encoding SIMPL domain-containing protein: MKVNHRFGLWALLSAAALLSANAMATPLPQQPHVYVEGAAELEVEPDMMVFTLSIQTVDLDLAKAKADVDARSRLLIDTLKKFGVKADDIATTALNIRPEYDYKDNQRVLTGNNVSRQVDINLRDLKKYPELMKALVDAKVSETINTQLTLSDKKSVEEKVQTAAMNDAKARASRLAKAQGRVVGDPWSISEFNNRGNERWELRPNRELMGSSAKLEMVRMSDSAEPFEPGVMKITAQVYVVYLLK; this comes from the coding sequence GTGAAAGTAAATCATCGTTTTGGATTGTGGGCGCTGTTGAGTGCTGCTGCGCTGCTGAGCGCTAATGCTATGGCTACACCGCTGCCGCAACAGCCGCATGTGTACGTAGAGGGAGCGGCCGAGTTGGAAGTCGAGCCGGATATGATGGTATTTACCTTGAGCATTCAAACCGTGGATCTGGATTTGGCCAAAGCCAAGGCCGATGTGGATGCACGTTCCCGTTTGCTGATCGACACCCTGAAAAAGTTTGGCGTGAAAGCCGATGACATCGCGACTACCGCGTTGAACATTCGCCCCGAATATGACTACAAAGACAATCAGCGTGTATTGACCGGCAATAACGTATCGCGTCAGGTAGATATTAATTTGCGCGATTTAAAAAAATATCCCGAACTGATGAAGGCGCTCGTCGATGCAAAAGTGTCTGAAACCATCAACACCCAATTGACTTTGAGCGATAAAAAATCGGTTGAAGAAAAAGTGCAGACGGCGGCAATGAACGATGCCAAAGCCCGCGCGAGTCGCTTGGCTAAGGCCCAGGGCAGAGTGGTGGGCGACCCATGGTCCATTTCTGAATTTAATAATCGCGGCAATGAGCGCTGGGAACTGCGGCCTAATCGCGAGTTGATGGGCAGTTCTGCCAAGCTTGAGATGGTTCGTATGAGCGATTCCGCTGAACCCTTTGAGCCGGGGGTGATGAAAATTACTGCCCAGGTTTATGTGGTTTATTTGCTCAAATAA
- a CDS encoding PilZ domain-containing protein, whose product MNNNDTKKHSPEQQEKQPEEQRQEYRLNNQLTVIIELDSPADSEPTLVVSNSLDISANGLRAIAPQAVPTDNILRCCIRDAASDRQFLLVTEVKWCRPYGDDGDFLIGLSLFDSAGTDIVEWKEFIAQRCAD is encoded by the coding sequence ATGAATAATAACGACACAAAAAAACATTCGCCGGAGCAACAGGAAAAACAACCAGAAGAGCAGCGTCAGGAATATCGCCTGAACAATCAACTCACGGTAATTATTGAACTCGACAGCCCCGCCGACAGCGAGCCCACACTGGTGGTTAGCAACAGCCTGGATATTTCCGCCAACGGCCTGCGCGCCATAGCACCGCAAGCTGTACCCACCGACAATATTTTGCGCTGCTGTATTCGCGATGCCGCGAGTGACCGGCAATTTTTATTGGTCACTGAAGTGAAATGGTGTCGCCCCTACGGCGATGATGGCGACTTTTTGATTGGTTTGAGCCTGTTTGATTCCGCCGGAACCGATATTGTGGAATGGAAGGAATTTATTGCGCAGCGTTGTGCCGATTAG
- a CDS encoding CopG family ribbon-helix-helix protein: protein MSLKATSVRLDDETLERVGKMAEAMDRPRAWLMAHAIKQFVEREDWFIREVEKGVSAADKGQLVDHAELKAKWEAKRAT, encoded by the coding sequence ATGAGTTTAAAAGCGACGTCGGTTAGATTGGATGATGAAACCCTTGAGCGGGTGGGAAAGATGGCAGAGGCCATGGATAGGCCACGCGCTTGGTTGATGGCGCACGCAATCAAGCAGTTTGTAGAGCGTGAAGATTGGTTTATTCGCGAAGTAGAAAAAGGTGTGAGCGCGGCTGACAAGGGCCAGTTGGTTGATCACGCGGAGCTTAAAGCCAAATGGGAGGCCAAGCGTGCAACTTAA
- the queG gene encoding tRNA epoxyqueuosine(34) reductase QueG, with protein sequence MSSSLDLHQLADNIKLWGRELGFQQVGITDIDLAEAEDRLQEWLAKGYHGSMEWLAAHGNKRSRPAELLPGTVRVISVRMDYLPGDTQQIKILKDPTKAYISRYTLGRDYHKLIRKRLSILAQKIDDALPEDYEFKGQNRAFVDSAPVMERPLAEKAGLGWTGKHTLIINSNAGSWFFLGEIYTFVPLPVDEPQQPNQCGECTACLKVCPTDAFPRPYELDARRCISYLTIENKGAIPAEFREPIGNRIFGCDDCQAICPWNKYAQFSGETDFLPRHGLADSDLVDLFNWTEDEFLARTEGSAIRRVGYEGWLRNIAVGLGNAPSDARIVAALTAKKESCSELVQEHIEWALAQQAAPERRRKRKIKRED encoded by the coding sequence ATGTCCAGCTCACTCGATCTCCATCAACTTGCCGACAACATCAAACTCTGGGGCCGCGAACTGGGCTTTCAGCAGGTGGGCATTACCGATATCGATTTGGCCGAGGCAGAAGATCGCCTGCAGGAATGGCTTGCCAAGGGTTATCACGGCAGCATGGAATGGCTCGCCGCCCACGGCAATAAACGTTCGCGCCCGGCAGAATTGTTGCCCGGCACGGTGCGGGTCATTTCCGTGCGCATGGATTATTTACCTGGCGACACCCAGCAAATCAAAATCCTCAAAGACCCGACCAAAGCCTATATTTCGCGCTACACCTTAGGGCGGGATTATCACAAACTCATCCGCAAACGCCTGAGTATTCTGGCGCAAAAAATTGATGATGCATTGCCAGAGGATTATGAATTTAAAGGCCAAAATCGCGCCTTTGTGGATAGCGCACCGGTGATGGAACGCCCGCTGGCGGAAAAAGCCGGGCTGGGCTGGACGGGCAAACACACCCTGATTATTAATAGCAACGCGGGCAGTTGGTTTTTCCTCGGCGAGATTTACACTTTCGTGCCACTGCCGGTGGATGAACCGCAACAACCCAATCAATGTGGAGAGTGCACCGCCTGTTTAAAAGTTTGCCCCACCGACGCATTTCCCCGCCCTTACGAACTGGACGCACGCCGCTGCATTTCCTATTTAACCATCGAAAATAAAGGCGCGATTCCCGCAGAATTCCGCGAACCCATCGGCAACCGCATTTTCGGCTGCGACGACTGCCAAGCCATCTGCCCCTGGAATAAATACGCGCAATTCAGTGGCGAGACCGATTTTTTACCCCGCCACGGCTTGGCCGATAGCGATTTGGTCGACCTGTTTAATTGGACCGAAGACGAATTTTTAGCAAGAACCGAAGGCTCCGCCATTCGCCGCGTGGGCTATGAAGGCTGGCTGCGCAATATCGCCGTGGGCTTGGGTAATGCGCCGAGTGATGCGCGGATTGTTGCGGCATTAACCGCCAAAAAAGAGTCTTGCTCGGAGTTGGTACAAGAACATATCGAGTGGGCGTTGGCGCAACAGGCCGCGCCTGAGCGGCGGCGCAAACGGAAAATCAAACGCGAGGATTAA
- a CDS encoding ABC transporter substrate-binding protein, protein MLTRPINCCAITLLSCCVLALLALSPTSLAQQTKRITVMPAITDIDRYSVRMLTLALARADTQYEIIPDADGGHRTQGRYIEDLRAGRIDVMWAASDASIEAQVPPVRIPLLKGLLGHRIFLIHKNSQHKFDAVNTLDDLKKLKLGQGSTWADTNILESNGLTVVKTQKYGNLFYMLDGGRFDAFPRGVQEPWGEVNKIPGLELAVEKRLMLVYKMPFYLFVAPDNQALARDIENGFNAMIADGTFDYEFLNDPSIKKVIDLADLKNRKVFYLDNPALPKATPVDRPELWLDINSL, encoded by the coding sequence ATGCTTACTCGTCCAATCAATTGCTGCGCAATTACCCTGTTGTCCTGCTGTGTGCTGGCCTTGCTCGCGCTATCGCCCACCAGTTTGGCACAGCAAACTAAACGTATTACGGTTATGCCTGCCATCACCGATATAGATCGCTATTCCGTGCGCATGTTGACCCTGGCCTTGGCACGCGCTGACACCCAATATGAAATTATCCCCGACGCTGACGGCGGCCACCGCACCCAGGGGCGCTATATAGAAGATCTGCGGGCCGGGCGCATTGATGTGATGTGGGCCGCTTCTGATGCGAGCATTGAGGCGCAGGTGCCACCGGTGCGTATTCCCCTGTTAAAAGGCTTGCTGGGGCATCGCATTTTTTTAATTCACAAAAATAGCCAGCATAAATTCGATGCGGTAAATACGCTCGATGATTTAAAGAAATTAAAACTCGGGCAGGGCTCCACCTGGGCGGATACCAATATTTTGGAGAGTAACGGCCTCACGGTGGTGAAAACCCAAAAATACGGCAACCTATTTTATATGCTCGACGGTGGCCGCTTTGATGCGTTTCCGCGGGGTGTGCAGGAACCCTGGGGCGAGGTCAATAAAATTCCCGGGCTGGAGTTGGCGGTAGAAAAGCGGTTGATGTTGGTTTACAAAATGCCATTTTATTTATTTGTGGCGCCCGACAACCAGGCGCTGGCACGAGATATCGAAAATGGTTTCAATGCGATGATCGCTGATGGGACTTTCGATTATGAATTTTTGAATGATCCCTCAATCAAAAAAGTCATTGACTTGGCCGACCTGAAAAACCGTAAGGTATTTTATTTGGATAACCCGGCGCTGCCCAAAGCCACACCGGTTGATCGCCCGGAACTGTGGCTGGATATTAATAGTTTGTAA
- a CDS encoding type II toxin-antitoxin system RelE/ParE family toxin, which yields MQLKWTDLAEKDLDNIETYIATENSPLVAVDAVLKVLNSCELILSNHPQAGRPGRVSGTRELVINGLPLIVVYRIVDRLDQLQILRVLHDAQQWPVGD from the coding sequence GTGCAACTTAAATGGACTGATTTAGCGGAAAAGGATTTGGACAATATTGAAACCTACATCGCCACCGAAAACAGCCCTCTTGTCGCGGTGGATGCTGTGCTTAAAGTGCTCAATAGTTGTGAATTGATTTTATCCAATCACCCTCAAGCAGGTCGCCCCGGTCGAGTCAGCGGTACCCGCGAGCTAGTGATTAACGGCCTCCCATTAATCGTCGTCTACCGCATTGTTGATCGGTTGGATCAATTGCAAATTTTGCGTGTATTGCATGATGCGCAGCAGTGGCCTGTGGGTGATTAA